The window CGACATCTTCGTCACGGAACACGGGAAGGCGAAGGATCCGCGGGTGGTGGACTACTACGGCGAGGACGAGCCGATCGAGCTGGGGCCCGACGAGAACATGCACGACGCGATGATCGAGACGATCGCGGAGCTGTCGGTCCGCCGGGGATACCTGCTCGGGATCGGCATCATGTCGAGCAAACGGGTCGGGATCAACCACAAGGAGCACGGCGTCACGTCCACAGGAGTGGTGAAATTCGCCGAGATCGCCATGGGCGAGCTGGGCGTGAACATCCGGACCGACCCGTTCTCGGTGAAGTTCACCGGCGGCCCCAACGGGGACGTCGCCGGAAACGCGATGCGCATCCTCCTCGACCGGTGTCCGAAGGCGGCGATCCGGCTGATCCTCGACGGCACCGGAGCCCTCTGCGACCCGGCCGGGATCGACCGCGGCGAGCTGTCCCGGATCGTCCTCTCCGCCGACGTCGAGGCGTTCCGCCCCGAGAAGCTCCATCCCGGGGGATTTCTCCTCTACCGGAACGAGCGGCGCACCGAGGGGCTGCGGGAGTTGTACAAGCGGGTGGACCGGACCGAGGGGGGCGTCCTGCCGTCGTGGGTCACGGCGGACGAGTTCCACAAGGAGTTCGACGGACTGCTCTTCACCGTCCCCGCCGACCTCTTTCTCCCGGCGGGGGGACGTCCGGAAACGGTGGACGCGACGAACTGGCGGCGCTTCTTCGGCGCGGACGGGGCCCCCACGGCGCGCGTGATCGTGGAGGGGGCGAACTCCTTCCTCACCCCGGAGGCCCGTACGCAACTGCAGAAGCGGGGCATGGTGGTCTTGCGGGACGCCTCCGCGAACAAGTGCGGCGTCATCTCCTCCTCCTACGAGATCATCGGGAACCTGCTGATGACGGAGAAGGAGTTCCTCGGGCACAAGGAGGAGTACGTCCGCGACGTGCTGACGATTCTCGAGAAGCGCGCGGAGGACGAGGCGCTCCTCATCTTCCGGCGGAAGCGGGAGGCGGGGGCGGCGTTGTCGTACACGGAGATCTCCGACGCGATCAGCGTGGAGATCAACGGCCACTACGCCCGGCTGTTCGATTTCTTCCGGTCGCGGCCCGCGGCGGCGCGGTCGCCGCGGTACCGCCGCGCGCTCCTGTCCCACCTGCCGCGCTTCCTTCGGGAGAACGCCCGGTTCCGGCGGCGGATCGCGCGCCTTCCCGTCAAGTACCGCTGGGCGATCCTGGCGAGCGAGATCGCCTCGACGATCGTCTACCGGGGCGGATTCGAGCGCGACCTCGAGGGGGACCTGAACCGGTACGCGGCGAAGATGTTCCCCTGATCTTCTGCACACTGTATCCATTGACATTCCCACCGCGTTGGTTCTATCCTTAGCCCATTCCGGCATTGCGTCGCGACCCCAAAGGCCGCAGAAAATCCACGAAAGAGGGAAGGGCAAATGCGACTGTTCTCGGACTCGATCGGAAGGAAGGCGGTGGTGGCGGTCACGGGGCTGTTCATGGTCCTGTTCGTCGTCGTCCACCTGCTGGGGAACACCACCATCTTCGCGGGACCGGACGGCATCAACGCGTACGCGGAGAAGCTGCAGGGATTGGGGCCCTTCGTGTGGGTGTCCCGGATCTTCATGGGGGCGATGCTCTGCCTCCACGTGATCTTCGCCGTCCTGCTGACGCTCGAGAACCGGGCGGCGAACCCGGGCAAGTACGCCGTCAAGAAGATGCTGAAGACGACCTTCGCCGGCGAGACGATGATCTGGACGGGGCTCCTTCTGCTGGCCTTCATCGTCTACCACCTGCTGCAGTTCACCGTACGCATCACCCCGGACATCGTCCTGGGGACCGACGCGAAGAACCGCGTGGACGTCTTCACCATGGTCCTCTCCAGCTTCCGGATCACGCCGATCGCCCTGGTCTACGTGGCCGCCATGGTGACGCTCTTCCTGCACCTGTCCCACGGGATCCAGAGCATCTTCCAGACGATCGGCCTGAACAACGAAAAGACCATGCCGCAGTTCGGCATGCTGGGCAAGCTGCTCTCCGCCCTCTTCCTCGTGGGCTACAGCGCCATCCCCGTGCTCATTCTCGCCGGCATTCTGGCCAAATAAGGGAGGAACACCGTGATCCTCGACGGAAAAGCACCGACCGGACCCATCGAACAGTC is drawn from bacterium and contains these coding sequences:
- a CDS encoding succinate dehydrogenase cytochrome b subunit; its protein translation is MRLFSDSIGRKAVVAVTGLFMVLFVVVHLLGNTTIFAGPDGINAYAEKLQGLGPFVWVSRIFMGAMLCLHVIFAVLLTLENRAANPGKYAVKKMLKTTFAGETMIWTGLLLLAFIVYHLLQFTVRITPDIVLGTDAKNRVDVFTMVLSSFRITPIALVYVAAMVTLFLHLSHGIQSIFQTIGLNNEKTMPQFGMLGKLLSALFLVGYSAIPVLILAGILAK